AAACAACCATTGAGTTTTCTTCTGACCCGGACATTATTATTAGAGAGAAATTAAAATCGGGAAAGTTTAAAAACTGGATTGCTATTGAAATTAAAGGTGGAACAGATTTAGCAAATGCCCACAATCGTTTAGGTGAAGCAGAGAAAAGTCACCAAAAGGCTAGGCTAGCATACTATACTGAGTGCTGGACTTTAATTGGTTTTAATATTGATTTAGAATTAGCAGCCAAAGAATCACCGACTACCGATAAATTCTATCATATATCCTATCTTGTAGATAAGAACAATGCGGAATATGAAGATTTTAAAGAAAACATTATTGCTCTTGCGGGCATATCTGATTAGCATTTCCACTATTAACAAGAAAGATTGATATACGATGGATATACTCAATTTACCTCACTTCAAAGTATTACATGTAGAACAAACAGAACACGATTACAGCATTAGGGCAGAAATGGCCTCACCGCCCATTATCTGCCCTAATTGTTATAATAGGGACTTTGTCGGATACGGTAAGAAAGAACAACTATTCATGGACTTGCCGATCCACGGCAAGCGTGTGGGTATCCTAGTTAACCGTAGGCGGTACCGGTGTAAAGAGTGCAATAAGACGTTCCTAGAGATATTACCAGACATGGACGAAAAACGTCTGGCCACCACCAGGTTAATTGAATATGTCCAGAAGCAGTCCTTAAAGCGTACATTCGCCAGCATATCCGAGGACGTGGGCCTGGATGAAAAGACAGTTCGTAACATCTTCCGTGATTACGTTACTCACCTGGAGAAAACCGTAAGGTTTGCCACCCCGGAGTACCTGGGGATAGATGAAATCCACATCATCCACCCTCGCTGCGTGGTCTGTAACGTCAAGGACAGAACAATAATCAATATTCTGCAAAACCGGAACAAAGAGACAGTGATTAAGTACCTCATGGAGCTACCGGACAGGGATAGGGTTAAGTATGTCAGCATGGATATGTGGCAGCCGTACCGGGATGCAGTTAAGTTGGTCTTGCCCCAGGCTAAAATAATCGTGGACAAATTTCACGTCCTCCGCATGGCTAACCAGGGCGTGGAAACAGTTAGGAAAGACATAAGGGCAAACATGACACCCAAGCAACGCCGTACCCTAATGCACGATAGGTTTGTCTTGCTGAAACGCAGGCACGAGCTGAAAGAGGCCGAATTTCTCAAACTCGAATCATGGACTAAGAACCTCCCGGATCTTGGCAAAGCCTACGAGTTGAAAGAAGAGTTTTTCCAAGTGTATGAAAGTAAGAACCAGGCTGAAGCTATTGAACGTTACAACGCCTGGCTTTCTAAGGTTACTGATGAGATTTGCTTTGCCTTTGAACCATTAATAAAAGCCCTAACTAACTGGCACCATGAGGTCTTTAACTACTTCAACCACCCCATTACCAACGCCTACACTGAGGCCCTGAATGGGCTAATCCGGGTTATGAACCGCCTGGGTAGAGGGTATTCCTTTGAAGCTTTACGGGCTAAGATCCTGTTCACCGAAGGGCTATCCAAGTCTAAGAGGCCCTTGTACCGGAGACAGAACCGGGAACCTATTATGAGCAGGATGGTTATTGCAGAAACAACCATAGATTACCAGAACTGGGATACCGGAGTACCCATAACAACATTGGTTGATTTTATTGAAAAAGGAAAAATCTAGGTGCCATCAACACACTAATCCGGATAGCCGTAAAAATGAACCCCTATTTTTAAGTGAAAGAAATACCCGGATGTCTGACAGGACGATAAGGCATATGGTTACTAAATATGCAAAAGGTGCAGGACTTGAGGATGTTTCCCCCCATACGCTAAGGCATACATTTTGTAAGAGTCTCGCAGATCAAGGAGTCAGGCTTGAACATATTGCCTATCTCGCCGGTCATGAGAGCCTTGAAACTACTCGGAGGTATACCCAGCCGGGAGAAAATGACTTAAGGAAAGCCGTTCAAACAATATCAGAAAAAAGATAATCTATGTAAAAAATATGCTTACGGATATTATTGAATTAATTGAGTAATCCTTTACCAATAATAACATTTCCCCTGAATCTGTTTCCAGGGGGAATGTTCACTTAAGTGAACGGGAGTTATAAACGATAAATACTTATAGTCCAAGGAACCTTTTATTTAGTTGACGGTGAACTACCACCATCCGGTTTTCTGTTTTCTTCACAAACTACGTCATTGTACCATCTGCGGGAATTGCTACGTCCCAAATGGGTACTCCCCATTTTACAATAATTAAGTGAATAACCCGGAGTAAATTTAGCCACTGTTTCAGAATGAGAGAGCAATGGCTCATTTTACTCCGGGTTATTAAAGCCACCATTCCGATTAGAAAGTCACCCGGTTTGACCGTTATATAATGCCGATGGAAGCTAAGAAAACAGTGTGATTTTGAAATAATTAATAATGCATTAAATTCATAGATTGTGGTGGTACCCTCAATACCCTAACTGCCCTTGACATGGAGAATGCCCGTGTTTCTTAGGACCAAGGATAGTTCAGGTTCGATTACTACACCTTGCTTGCTATGAAAGGCTAAGATGGGTATCCTTCATCTTGTATGAAAAGCCCAGGTTCATTCTTCCTCCGAGCACTAACGTTTAACTTTTGAGTAAAATTGAAGTAAGGTAAATACTATTAATTTACTTCAATTATTTTATTAATCTGGGTATATAAATCCTTACCATCAGTATCATTTTTTGTTGCCATTAAAAAAAGGCAATTTCCACCACTTTGTTTTGCCCAGAGTTGGCCTATCATGTCCTTTTCCTGGGTATCTTTATTAGTTGCAAGCTGCTCGCCCTTATATTCAACAACTAGAATGCGGCCGTCGAACAGTTGTGCAACAAAATCCGGATAAAATTTATCTGTTGATGTAGGCAACCAAAAGGAAGATTGAGGTTGGCGTTCGAGATTTCGTACCCAGGTCTTAACCTTTTTGTTCATTTCCAGAGCCTTCGCGCACTCTATTTCTTCATTATTCATTGTACTAATCACAGGGAAAAAATGTTTTAGAAATCTAAAGCTACCCCTATAAAAAGAATTAACAGGATATTGACCTTCTTGGAATACCACTGAAACATCAGAAGAAACATAGGCTACTTCAGGGGTATCAAATAAAACGTTTTGTACCCCTTGCTCGTAAGACTTTTCACGACAGTTGGAAATTTTTTGTTTTAGGAGTTTTTCCAGTACAAATCTTAGCCGAACCAAATCAGGGAGGTTCACTTTTTTAAATTCCTGGAGATACCGAACATGACGCCGGATGAACTCGACTAGAGATGTGTAAGGAATATCAGGCTGACGAAGTTTTCTATCTAACCATCCTACAAGCTGAGCCTCTGTCCAGTGAGTAGCTATTCCCAAACTTAGCGCCTCTTGTCCTTCTAACACTCTCTCATAAATCTTTGTGCCCTTGATATCTATTTCAAAAGCGTGCCCATCCTCTACAGGTTGAAAGTTATCCAAGTTGGTAGGAAAGTCCAGTATGTTCCAACCATCTGGTAAGAAGGATTCACGTTCAGCTACCCCAAATTCTCCATCTCCGAAATTAAGACAGAGTTGTGGGACTATTAACTTTTCCCCTTTCTCTGCAGGGGAGGGTGGACGTGTATAACCCTGTTTGGTTGTTACCTCTTTAACCAGTTGCTGTTGATCCACAGAAGAAGTGAACATGATGGAAGCTTTACTTTCAAGCTCTCGCAAGTCATTCTGGCTGGTGCAAAGAAATGTTACCTTATAGCCATTGTCAGTCTTTTCGATATCTGTATCAGCTTGTAATGCGAAATTCAATGAGGTAATTTCAGGCGCAAAAGAAGAATAGACTACAACTTCCTCACAAAAAACCGCAGGTTTTTCTTCTGGTTCAAGTAATTTGATTTGCTCATATTGAATGTTATTCTCAGCTTCTACATCTTCAAAGCCCATGCTAATCATATTATCTCTAATCTGACTAACTGCCTCAGACCAGGTAGTAACAGAAACGTGAGCATAGGCTCGGTTTAGGTCATCTTGCTTCCTGCGTTTAGCATAAGGCATTCGGAGGACTCGGCCTAAAAGCTGTTCAGCGTCTTTTGCAGACTGTACCCTAGCTGTTGAGCAGAAAACGTAGGCAAAAGAACAGTCCCAACCCTCTTTTAATGCTTGTATGGTTATAACGTATTTTACAGTACAATCCGGATCAAATAAGTCAATTCCGTCTAATTCTCGCTGTTCACCAGTAGCAACTGCAATAGCCTCGCGGGGAATATTTTCATCTTCAGTTAGGTATTTTAAGATAACGTCGACGGTCACGTCTTTATCCTTATTCTCTGCCTGAAATAAGACTATGGGCCTAATATACTGCTCTTCGTTTTTAGCTAACTCATCCAATCTTTCTCGGGTTTGAATAGCATTAGTGACAGCATCTTCCCAGGATTTATGCTCAATTAGCCGCACAGGCAGCTTAATCATATCCTCAGCTTTTAGTTCTGATGCACTAACCTTAAAAAGGACGTTGGAATTATTAGCCGGTGTAGCGGTGAGTTCAACTATGGCAGCCGGTCGAATACGTTGTAGAACCTCTATACTTAATTTGCTAGTATGATTGTGAGCCTCATCCACGATAACCAAAGGGTTATGGTAGGCAAGAAGGTTAGCAAAAGAGTATTTTATCTCTCCCTGGTCATTTAATTCAAGGTGAGGGCTGCGTGACGGTATACACTTAAAGTGAGGTTCTAACTCCTCGTGGTGAGCATATACTTTACGACCACCGGTAGAGTTTACCCTAAATGCAGCGAAAGTCGCAACAAATATACAAACAGCTCCCCCAATATCTTGTTGCCGAAGTTGGGGGAATTCTGATATGTCAAATATCCTAACCAGCCCGCCGAATTGACTGTCCAATGCTTCTCGGTTCGGATGCTGAGGATTTTTAAGCGTCTCCAGAGTCTGTCTACGAATAATGTCAGTTGGTGTAAGCCAAAGTACGATTGGAAAGTCTATCTCCATGTAGGCATTAGCGACAACACCAATAATATATGAAGATAAAAGAGTTTTCCCACCCCCTGTAGGAAGTCTCAAACAAACATATGGAATATTTTCTAACTCCGGTAAACTGTGATATTTTGGAAAAAATCCGGGTGCATCCTGTACTTCTTCAAATACTTGTTGTGGAGAAAATATCCAAGATTTTTCAAGAAATTCAGTGAGTTTAGTTAAAGTACGACTTTGATAGTTTTTTAACTTAAGCATTTATATCTACTCCTAACGCATCTTTAAATCGTAGGGTGTTTGCTTAAATGTAATCCCTAATTCACGTAGGCGAGCTTCACCTAAACGTGTAGCTTCACCAAATATAACTTTCTCACCATCATAGGGAGGTAGAATAGCTAAAAGTTTGTTAGTTAGTACGTTACCACCATTGGGACGTTTATCTCCAAGTATGCCGTTGTATAGAAGATAATAAGCTACATTATTATGAATTCCTAGAAGTGGTAAATCAGCCTGCCCTTGATAAGGTATTTTAGTTTCAGTGAACCATATATGGGCGGCAAGGGCCTGGAACTTAACAGAAGAGTTCAAATGGCCATCACTGTCAAAGACTGGCTCACCGAGGCGGTAAAAACGGAAACCGCCACCACCTTGCCAATCTACAGGATTAGAAATACCCCCTTGTTCTCCCTCTACTACTTTTTGGAGTCGAGGTACTACGTGCGTGACTGCTTGTTCTCCCATTTCCACGCCAATATATCGCCGCCCCATTTTGTGAGCAACAGCTGCAGTAGTTCCAGATCCTAAAAATGAATCCATTATAAGATCCCCAGGGTTTGTTGCGATGTGAATTATTCTTTGAATAAGTCGTTCAGGCTTTGGTGTGTCAAAGGCCTTGATCTTACCAAAAAGTGCATGAATCTCTTTTTTTGCCTCATCTGTATGACCAACTTCTTCCGAAGGCCACCATGTCCAGGGGGCTACACCAGGCACTTGCCAGATGTATCTTATGATGTTAGGCTGGCTATTTCCAGTTTTCCCAAAATAAATGCGGCCTTTTGCAAGCAAGTCTTCATAGGTAGCTTTTGAAATTCCCCAGCATCGTCCTTTTGGTGGCTTATGTACTTTTCCTGTTGGTGTAATTACCTCATAGTATTGTTCTGGAGTTGCATGGCCTTCCTGTGCAGTCATTGGAACTGGTCTCCAACGCCCTAATGGATCATTATTTGGATTCCTGTACACCTTTGCTTGCTTTTCAGTAATCGGAACCATGTTCCTTGTTTTTTTGAATAAATCTGGATTCTTTGCATAAGTAAAAATATATTCATGAACATCGCCAATAGCCTCTCGATTTTCACGGGAATAACGTTTTTGCCAAACATTACACGCAATAAATCTCTTTCGACCAAAAATTTCATCCATAATAACCTTTAAATATGCGGCTTCGCTATCGTCAATAGACACCCAGATACTGCCGTCTTGACTTAAAAATTCTCTTAGCAATTCCAACCGGGGGTATATCAGTTGTAACCATTGTGAGTGTTCGAGGTTGTCGTCATAATGTTCAAAGGCTGCTCCTATGTTATACGGCGGGTCAATGTATATACACTTAACTTGACCTGCAAAATAGGGTAACAAGGCCTTGAGAGCCTCTAAGTTGTCCCCTTGAATTATCATATTTGGTGTATTATCTCCGTAGCTGTATTGCTGATCCTCCTCCAACAGTCTAAAGGGTATTTTATTAGCAATCGTTAATGTTTTGTCACGATCAAGCCAATGTAATATTGGCATTAAAATTCCTCCAATCACCTTACAGTAGAGTATGGTCATAGTTATTTAGATGAGAAATAAGTTCTAACGTAATTTGTATTTAACAGTGAATTTCTACGTAAAACTAGTCAGGTAGGTTAATCCTATCCTGGCTAGTTGATTCTGGAGGGGACTTGTTTATTTAAGTGAATAGGGTTGCCAATTAACTAACCTCAAGAGCATTAATTTCAAATATGCTTCTGATAATAGCGGCCCAAACAGGGGGTACGTCATCCCACGAAGCCCATTTAGAAGTTTCTACAAATGCCCTGTAGGGTTTGTCCGATGTTGGTACTTTGTAATTCAAACAATCCTCTAAACAGTCCTGGAGTGGGAATACCCTGGATGTATCTCCAACAGCTGCTTCAATATGTTTATTCATTTTTGCCGCACCTTCTGTTTGGCTATCTAAATCATGCATTACAATTGGGTTAATTGAGAGAGCCTGAAGGTATTTAACTAGAGAAATAATGGCGGCTTTACCCCTTGCCTTTGTAATTTGAAAGGTAGATTTAATTTCCTTCTGGACATCTTCTGGCAAGAGATTAAGAGTATTCTTAATTGCTATTTGTTCAGAGTCACCCTCTACAATTAGGCATTTCTCCGCAAAGAATACCCTGGAAAGTTCATCGTCAAATGTTTTTATCATTTTTACATGTTGCTTTTCATCTTCTTCTAGATTCTTGAGGGCTTCCGAAACGCCATAATTAATGGTTGACATGAAGCCATTTTTGTTTAAATAAACCTTTGTAAGGCTTTGCCATTCCTTTGAAAGATCAATCATCCATGGAGAATGGGTTGTACTAATTATTTGGTTTGACAGACCAAGGCTATAAATTGTGTCTCGCAACATGTTAGCAGCTGATGGGTGAAGGTAAATTTCTGGCTCTTCAAAGGCAATAATTAAGGGCTTTGTCCTAGTCTCTTTTTTTGCTTTCAATTTTGCATGATATTTAAGCATTGAGAAGATTGCCGTTCTTATGAGACCAGTACCTTGTCTAGTGGCATCAGTGTTAACATTTGAATACATTTCTACAGAGTATTTTGGTTTAAGTATCTCCGTTAGGCCCTGTAAAGAAGGATTTATATGAATGCCACAGTTAGGGAAAACGTCTCCAATTATATTATTAACTTCAGAGCAAAGAACTTTAATAAGTGATTCATCTGTATCTGGAGACATTTGCTTCTGAAGTTCATTAAGGTTTTCTTGAATATCTTTAGCGAGCTGGTTATCTGCGAGTATATCCTCAAAAATATAACCAAGGCACTCACCTAGAAGAGTTTTGTTGCTATCGGCTTTTCCTACGTCATCAGAATTGGCGTAAGAAGGAATATACAATAATCTCGGTAGTTTTGAATTCACGTTTGAGGGTGCCCCGCCAGGATTTTTGAACAGTTGTGGTTCTGCTTCCATATCCCATTCAATTGCTCCTTCAATTTTAAATTCCCATTCATTGGGTAATTTTTTGTTTTCTACTTTTTTTACTCCTAGTGATTCTTGGATTTGTTCCTCGGTTAAGCCAACCCCTAGGAGATCTGTGTAGGTTTTAACTTTGTCAAATGGTTCTACTATTTGATAAGGATATAAAAAGGTTTCTATGACTGGTTTTGTTGTATTTGAAAGGGTATACGTCTTTTTATAAAAAAATTGGCCGTTAATTACTCTACCTTTAAATCCTCGGCTATTGGCAGTTTCTGGGTCAATATCACTAAACCAGCCGCATATTTCTATTGTTTGGCACCTGTTGCCATCAGGGAGGAGTCTAAAATCATCCGGCTTAATAACATCTTCCTTTAATGAGAGTAATGCATCGATAGCGCGTAAAATTGAGCTTTTCCCGTAATTATTTGGCCCAATGATAAATGATGCAGGGCTAAGGTTTATTTCAGCATGTTCTACCCTTCTGAAATTTTTAATCTCTACTTTTGATAGTTTCATTATTTAACCTCCGTAAACTGTTAACGTTCACTTAAGTGAAAACAGCTTCTTAAAGCAACTGCCATTTGAGTTCTTGAACTCCTCTGTAACTAAGAAATAATTAGCCAGCTCTTTGTTTGTTAACTGATAATTATTTATCAATTCTTTAAATTCTTTATCTGGTACCAGGAAATTAACTGAAAAAATAACATGGTGTAACCAAATCATTTACTCAATTAGATATTTTATAAAATACCCTAGTTCTTTCTTAATGGTTTTTTCAAAATCAAATGGCTCCTGATACTTTAGGATAGTGTTTTCAATAGAATCTAAATTTAAGAAGGTATCTACTTTAGATGATGACGATATTTCATAAATTGTCTTTCCTACTTCATCAAGGGTAATTAGCTTAGTTTTATGTGGTACTTTTAGGTTTTCTAAACGATACTCTCCTCTTGGATCCGTAAGTACCACTAAGGACCAAACATCTGTAGAAAAACCATTATTATATAATAAACTTTTAATGAATTTGCAATGATATTCATTCTGGGCGATTGGACTCCTTGTGTTTACCCATTTCTTAAATTTAAGTGAGTACCATTTTCCATCTTTATCAACATAATAAGAAGCCCGGTTTTTAATTTCAACACAGATAACTACCTTTGGGAGAATGATTAATGCATCAATTTGTGATTTTTCACCATCTGGTGTGATTAAATCAAGATCCGTAAGTCTTTTATGTTTTATATTTAATGAATCTAGTTTATAGAATAACTGTTCTCCTTCCCACCCTTTCTTTTGAGTAGAAATGTATTTTTTAAGGTGTTTTGCTATATGAAAATGAAACCAACCAAGAGGTAATCCTATAAATGCTAAGGAACTAGTTACAATTAATTCTAGTAAGGAATGGTTACTAGAGAATAAGAATGAAAGAATAGAAATTGCTCCATAAAAAAGTAATACCACACCTGAGGCCGTAAGGGCTAACCATAGAATTGTTAAAAAAGAAAACTTTTTCAAGTATGAATTGCTTATATACTTTTTAAACATTTAATTCCTCCATTATTATTTAATATTAAAGATAAAAAATTAACTCCTATTGATGGTTGAAGGCGTTCACTTAAGTGAACAACAGAGATGTTTCAGTTTTATGAATTCTTTAGTTACTTGAAAATATTTTGCAAGTTGTTTATCTATAAAACCTGCTCCGCACAATTTTTTAAATTCCCTGTCTGAAATTAGAAATTTTACCGCCCAAAGCTTGGCTCTCAGTTCATCAATACTCAAATTTATTAAATCAGACAGAGTCACTAGCGTTGCATAAAAACTAATGTATAAATCAAAAGTCAATAAATGGAAAATTGCATTGTATTATTTTGTAATAATTTGGTTGTATACACCAATTACCTTATTTCTCTTTGTGCTAAAGGAACAACCACTTAAGAGGTAGTCCTTTATCCACATTTTTCAGATCATGTAATTCCTAAGCTATTATCGGGTCGTAAGTTAGATCATCCAGGTGTTCTGCCTCACCTTGTAGTACCTGTACTAACGTAATGTTGTAGACTTTTTCATGGTCTATACACCGTCGTCCTCTTGAACTTTGGCCTGACTTGAGCTGGAGTTTTCGTACAAACTCAGAGAATTCTATGTAAAGGCATGTGCTAAGCAACATCTTAATTTTTAGTAACGGACCCTCGTAACCGGTTTTCATTTTAAGCAATATCATTAAACAGTAGGTAATCAGCGCTATCAGTAATTGGTTTTCCACAGCCTGCTGGCTTAGACCATAGAAGTGTTTTACACAGAGATGTTGTTTGATCCACTTAAAGAATAATTCGATTTGCCAGCGGTAGCGATATATATAGCTTATTTCCTCGGCACTTAACTCATAGTCATTGGTAATGATAATTACAGGCTTACCTTCGGTATCCTCTGTTTCTATTAGCCGCAAGGGGTATTGCATCTTGGTTATGCCGTCTTTGCCTAAGATTACCTTTTGGTCTTTTTTGATTAAGCTATCTGGGTTTGTTGGAAATTCCTCTAATGTTTCAACTATTGCATTACTCTTTAGACGACTAACAAATCTGGTACCGTTATTACAATATTTGTCGAATTTCTTGTAATCCAGGTAGCCACGGTCAAAAACGTTTAGGGCATCTTCTTCTACAACCAAGGCATCCATTTGTGTTTTGTCAGCAGGTTTGGCCGGTTTAATTATTGCTTTGTCTGGTAGAACCCCTTGTTCAAACAGTTGGATACGGAGGTGTAATTTAACTCCGCTTTTGGTTTTTCTGAACTCTGCCCATCTATATCGGGAAAGACAAAGGCTTATGGTTGAAGAGTCTATCAGATAAATACGACCTAATTCATGCCTTATGGATTTAAAACCGATTTGGGTTCCAAACTGATGGACTATATCAGAAAACAGAGACTGAATTAATTCAGGAGATAACTCTCTTAATTTACGGGATAACTGTGAAGCACTAATTGAATCTAAACCTACTGCTGATCTAAAATTATCATTGTTCAAGCTGTTACTGATATGGCGTAGACCTTTAAGTTGCTCTAACTGTGCATAGGAAATCATTTGAATTAGTTTGACAACGGTTAACTTCTTCGTGTAAGCATCAACTTCTGATTCTTTGACATTGCTTAAAAATTTTTCATTATAAATTGCTTGAAATAGTTGATTATATGTGGATTTACTGGTATCCTTGTCCATGCGTGTTCTCCTTATTTTTGAGATTATGGACAGGACTACCTATTATATCTCAA
This genomic interval from Desulforamulus reducens MI-1 contains the following:
- a CDS encoding site-specific DNA-methyltransferase: MPILHWLDRDKTLTIANKIPFRLLEEDQQYSYGDNTPNMIIQGDNLEALKALLPYFAGQVKCIYIDPPYNIGAAFEHYDDNLEHSQWLQLIYPRLELLREFLSQDGSIWVSIDDSEAAYLKVIMDEIFGRKRFIACNVWQKRYSRENREAIGDVHEYIFTYAKNPDLFKKTRNMVPITEKQAKVYRNPNNDPLGRWRPVPMTAQEGHATPEQYYEVITPTGKVHKPPKGRCWGISKATYEDLLAKGRIYFGKTGNSQPNIIRYIWQVPGVAPWTWWPSEEVGHTDEAKKEIHALFGKIKAFDTPKPERLIQRIIHIATNPGDLIMDSFLGSGTTAAVAHKMGRRYIGVEMGEQAVTHVVPRLQKVVEGEQGGISNPVDWQGGGGFRFYRLGEPVFDSDGHLNSSVKFQALAAHIWFTETKIPYQGQADLPLLGIHNNVAYYLLYNGILGDKRPNGGNVLTNKLLAILPPYDGEKVIFGEATRLGEARLRELGITFKQTPYDLKMR
- a CDS encoding DEAD/DEAH box helicase, whose protein sequence is MLKLKNYQSRTLTKLTEFLEKSWIFSPQQVFEEVQDAPGFFPKYHSLPELENIPYVCLRLPTGGGKTLLSSYIIGVVANAYMEIDFPIVLWLTPTDIIRRQTLETLKNPQHPNREALDSQFGGLVRIFDISEFPQLRQQDIGGAVCIFVATFAAFRVNSTGGRKVYAHHEELEPHFKCIPSRSPHLELNDQGEIKYSFANLLAYHNPLVIVDEAHNHTSKLSIEVLQRIRPAAIVELTATPANNSNVLFKVSASELKAEDMIKLPVRLIEHKSWEDAVTNAIQTRERLDELAKNEEQYIRPIVLFQAENKDKDVTVDVILKYLTEDENIPREAIAVATGEQRELDGIDLFDPDCTVKYVITIQALKEGWDCSFAYVFCSTARVQSAKDAEQLLGRVLRMPYAKRRKQDDLNRAYAHVSVTTWSEAVSQIRDNMISMGFEDVEAENNIQYEQIKLLEPEEKPAVFCEEVVVYSSFAPEITSLNFALQADTDIEKTDNGYKVTFLCTSQNDLRELESKASIMFTSSVDQQQLVKEVTTKQGYTRPPSPAEKGEKLIVPQLCLNFGDGEFGVAERESFLPDGWNILDFPTNLDNFQPVEDGHAFEIDIKGTKIYERVLEGQEALSLGIATHWTEAQLVGWLDRKLRQPDIPYTSLVEFIRRHVRYLQEFKKVNLPDLVRLRFVLEKLLKQKISNCREKSYEQGVQNVLFDTPEVAYVSSDVSVVFQEGQYPVNSFYRGSFRFLKHFFPVISTMNNEEIECAKALEMNKKVKTWVRNLERQPQSSFWLPTSTDKFYPDFVAQLFDGRILVVEYKGEQLATNKDTQEKDMIGQLWAKQSGGNCLFLMATKNDTDGKDLYTQINKIIEVN
- a CDS encoding AAA family ATPase gives rise to the protein MKLSKVEIKNFRRVEHAEINLSPASFIIGPNNYGKSSILRAIDALLSLKEDVIKPDDFRLLPDGNRCQTIEICGWFSDIDPETANSRGFKGRVINGQFFYKKTYTLSNTTKPVIETFLYPYQIVEPFDKVKTYTDLLGVGLTEEQIQESLGVKKVENKKLPNEWEFKIEGAIEWDMEAEPQLFKNPGGAPSNVNSKLPRLLYIPSYANSDDVGKADSNKTLLGECLGYIFEDILADNQLAKDIQENLNELQKQMSPDTDESLIKVLCSEVNNIIGDVFPNCGIHINPSLQGLTEILKPKYSVEMYSNVNTDATRQGTGLIRTAIFSMLKYHAKLKAKKETRTKPLIIAFEEPEIYLHPSAANMLRDTIYSLGLSNQIISTTHSPWMIDLSKEWQSLTKVYLNKNGFMSTINYGVSEALKNLEEDEKQHVKMIKTFDDELSRVFFAEKCLIVEGDSEQIAIKNTLNLLPEDVQKEIKSTFQITKARGKAAIISLVKYLQALSINPIVMHDLDSQTEGAAKMNKHIEAAVGDTSRVFPLQDCLEDCLNYKVPTSDKPYRAFVETSKWASWDDVPPVWAAIIRSIFEINALEVS
- a CDS encoding ISL3 family transposase produces the protein MDILNLPHFKVLHVEQTEHDYSIRAEMASPPIICPNCYNRDFVGYGKKEQLFMDLPIHGKRVGILVNRRRYRCKECNKTFLEILPDMDEKRLATTRLIEYVQKQSLKRTFASISEDVGLDEKTVRNIFRDYVTHLEKTVRFATPEYLGIDEIHIIHPRCVVCNVKDRTIINILQNRNKETVIKYLMELPDRDRVKYVSMDMWQPYRDAVKLVLPQAKIIVDKFHVLRMANQGVETVRKDIRANMTPKQRRTLMHDRFVLLKRRHELKEAEFLKLESWTKNLPDLGKAYELKEEFFQVYESKNQAEAIERYNAWLSKVTDEICFAFEPLIKALTNWHHEVFNYFNHPITNAYTEALNGLIRVMNRLGRGYSFEALRAKILFTEGLSKSKRPLYRRQNREPIMSRMVIAETTIDYQNWDTGVPITTLVDFIEKGKI
- a CDS encoding tyrosine-type recombinase/integrase, whose translation is MKKEKSRCHQHTNPDSRKNEPLFLSERNTRMSDRTIRHMVTKYAKGAGLEDVSPHTLRHTFCKSLADQGVRLEHIAYLAGHESLETTRRYTQPGENDLRKAVQTISEKR
- a CDS encoding nuclease-related domain-containing protein, translated to MFKKYISNSYLKKFSFLTILWLALTASGVVLLFYGAISILSFLFSSNHSLLELIVTSSLAFIGLPLGWFHFHIAKHLKKYISTQKKGWEGEQLFYKLDSLNIKHKRLTDLDLITPDGEKSQIDALIILPKVVICVEIKNRASYYVDKDGKWYSLKFKKWVNTRSPIAQNEYHCKFIKSLLYNNGFSTDVWSLVVLTDPRGEYRLENLKVPHKTKLITLDEVGKTIYEISSSSKVDTFLNLDSIENTILKYQEPFDFEKTIKKELGYFIKYLIE
- a CDS encoding IS4 family transposase, with amino-acid sequence MDKDTSKSTYNQLFQAIYNEKFLSNVKESEVDAYTKKLTVVKLIQMISYAQLEQLKGLRHISNSLNNDNFRSAVGLDSISASQLSRKLRELSPELIQSLFSDIVHQFGTQIGFKSIRHELGRIYLIDSSTISLCLSRYRWAEFRKTKSGVKLHLRIQLFEQGVLPDKAIIKPAKPADKTQMDALVVEEDALNVFDRGYLDYKKFDKYCNNGTRFVSRLKSNAIVETLEEFPTNPDSLIKKDQKVILGKDGITKMQYPLRLIETEDTEGKPVIIITNDYELSAEEISYIYRYRWQIELFFKWIKQHLCVKHFYGLSQQAVENQLLIALITYCLMILLKMKTGYEGPLLKIKMLLSTCLYIEFSEFVRKLQLKSGQSSRGRRCIDHEKVYNITLVQVLQGEAEHLDDLTYDPIIA